The genome window GCTGTTCGATCTTCTGGGGTTCAAGAGAGGGGTAGTTACCGATGTAAAAACCGTAAAAGTGAATATGATCGGCCTCAGGGTAGTCATGCCAAATACCTCGCGGAACCACACCTTCCAAATAGGGTTGGCGCAACTGGTTCCCTCCTCCGGCTGTGCCTCGGCGGAACTCCACTCCATGGGCGCGCAGTGTTAGCATGACGTTGGTGCAGAGAGCCTCATCGGGTTTACGTAACACAAGGGTGAGCGCGTAGCTACAGTTGCCCTCCGTACGAAACTCGGTAAAGTATTTTTGGGGATCGAGGTTTTCTAGAAAAATGCGTAGGTTATCGCGTCGTTTGGCATTGTTTTCGTCGAGCCGTCGAAGCTGCGAGCGCCCGATAACGGCGTTGATTTCCGTTGGCCTCACATTATAGCCAGGGTAAGCGAAGATAAAATCGGGATTAAGGTCGGGATAGCGCCGGCTATAGCTGTGGCGCCAGTTCCTGGAGTGCGCTTCGCGTACCATGCCATGCGAGCGCAGCATTCGCAACATCTCATACAGCTCCTCAGAGTTGGTCGAAATCATGCCGCCTTCAATGGTGGTGAGATGGTGCGCATAGTAGAAGGAGAAGTTGCTCATGAGGCCGAAGGTTCCCAATTTACGTCCCTTAAAGGTGGCGCCGTACGACTCGCATACGTCCTCGATGAGGGGAATATCGCGCTGTTCCAGTTCACCAAGCAGCTCATCCGTTAGCGCATTGTAGCCGAGCACATGCGTGAGAAAGACGGCACGCGTATTGGGTCCCAACTTCTGCAAAACCTGGCGGGTGTCCATGCCGAGGGTATGGGGGTCAATATCCACAAAAACCGGTGTGAAACCGCACTGCAGCACGGAGGCAATATCGGAAACCCAGGTGATGGTGGGCACAATGACCTCACCAGGCCCCTTCAGCAGGCGCAAAGCTGTCATCGTTAGCAAGTTGGCCGACGCACCTGAGTTCACCATAACACTGTAGCGAACACCGAGCCAGCGCGACCATTCCTCCTCAAAGGCCAGAACGTGCTCCCCATGAGTCAGCTTTGGGTCTTCCTGCTGCAGCAGTGCAATGACGGCGTCGAGGTCGGCGCGTGTTAGGTTATTCTGCATAAGTGGCCAGTTCAGTCGGGAGGCCACGATGGCTGCAGAGACCGAAGAGAGGGCGGACGTTTCGCGCTCAAAAAGGCGTTTTGGGGGGCGGTAGTTCGGTTGGGCAGTCATGTTAGAAAGGTCCTTTAAATTGAAGGAGTTCTGGTGCTTCGATTTTGTCGGGCATCCAATCGTAGGCTTCTCCACGCACAAGGCGTGCGGCCATGGCAGCGATAGTTTGGGGGTTCGGATAGAAGAGTTCCTCAAGAATCGGTGTGGTGGGACATGGAACAGGCTGGTAGCCCATGCGGGCAAAGCGAAGAGTTTGTTCGCCCTGCAATCGCTCGGCGACCTGCGTCACGATCTCTGCGCTCGCGCCGCAAGGTGTCCACCCGGTGTCTACCACGAGAAGCTTTCCGGTTTTTCGCACCGATTTTACGATGGTTTCGGCGTCTAAGGGGCTTAGCGATACAGGGTCTATAACCTCGGCCCGGATGCCTATTTGGGTTAGACACTGTGCGGCCCGAAGGCACTCTACCACCATATGCGAGATGCCGATCAAGGTAATATCCTCTCCCTCTTCTAGGATGCGCGCGCGGCCAAAAGGAACTGTGTAGCTCTCTTCTGGCACATGCCCTTTAAGGGCGTGTACCATACGGTGCTCCACGAAGATCACCGGGTTGTCGTCGCGAATGGCCTCGATGAGAAGCCCTTTGGCGTCGTAGGGGGTACTAGGGGCCACCACTTTTAGTCCGGGAATATGCATGAAGAGGGCGTGAATCCCTTGCGAATGCTGTGCTCCCTGCCCCCAACTGCGTCCGATGACGCTGCGCACCACCAACGGCACATGGAGTGAGCCACCGAACATGTAGCTGGTTTTGGCCGCGATATTGATGAGTTGATTCATGCAGAGCAAAAGGAAGTCCATGCGAATATGCACATGGATGGGGCGCATTCCGGCGAGGGCGGCGCCGATGGCCACTCCGGTCATTCCATCTTCGGCTAGAGGGGTGTCGAAAACGCGATCGGCGCCGAATTTTTGCGCTAATCCTTTGGTCGTACCGTAGATGCCGCGAAAATCATCAACGCCTTGCCCCAAAACCAGCACACTGGGGTCACGCTCCATCTCTTGCTCGGTGGCCTCTCGAATGGCCTCAGCGCA of Chthonomonas calidirosea T49 contains these proteins:
- a CDS encoding DegT/DnrJ/EryC1/StrS family aminotransferase, which encodes MTAQPNYRPPKRLFERETSALSSVSAAIVASRLNWPLMQNNLTRADLDAVIALLQQEDPKLTHGEHVLAFEEEWSRWLGVRYSVMVNSGASANLLTMTALRLLKGPGEVIVPTITWVSDIASVLQCGFTPVFVDIDPHTLGMDTRQVLQKLGPNTRAVFLTHVLGYNALTDELLGELEQRDIPLIEDVCESYGATFKGRKLGTFGLMSNFSFYYAHHLTTIEGGMISTNSEELYEMLRMLRSHGMVREAHSRNWRHSYSRRYPDLNPDFIFAYPGYNVRPTEINAVIGRSQLRRLDENNAKRRDNLRIFLENLDPQKYFTEFRTEGNCSYALTLVLRKPDEALCTNVMLTLRAHGVEFRRGTAGGGNQLRQPYLEGVVPRGIWHDYPEADHIHFYGFYIGNYPSLEPQKIEQLCALLNSLSGN
- a CDS encoding alpha-ketoacid dehydrogenase subunit beta gives rise to the protein MERLLTCAEAIREATEQEMERDPSVLVLGQGVDDFRGIYGTTKGLAQKFGADRVFDTPLAEDGMTGVAIGAALAGMRPIHVHIRMDFLLLCMNQLINIAAKTSYMFGGSLHVPLVVRSVIGRSWGQGAQHSQGIHALFMHIPGLKVVAPSTPYDAKGLLIEAIRDDNPVIFVEHRMVHALKGHVPEESYTVPFGRARILEEGEDITLIGISHMVVECLRAAQCLTQIGIRAEVIDPVSLSPLDAETIVKSVRKTGKLLVVDTGWTPCGASAEIVTQVAERLQGEQTLRFARMGYQPVPCPTTPILEELFYPNPQTIAAMAARLVRGEAYDWMPDKIEAPELLQFKGPF